The following proteins come from a genomic window of Geomonas sp. RF6:
- a CDS encoding M16 family metallopeptidase produces MKLMKTLLIFCLLAISCGAPAYGAPQGAINPRTITFPPLKFQIPKSDRVTLKNGMVVYLLQDHDLPLVNVTAYINAGSIFDPAEKSGLASITASAMRSGGSKRTPPEKLDAELEFMASAIEAAAGMEYASISMTTLTSNLDRTLQLMTELLLQPGFDQTRLEVLRKQAIEAVRRENDDPKAVADRELRRAIYPNSPLGRTPTVPDLQRITREDVIAFKERYVIPANTILAISGDFDKNEILECLNRMLAQWPQRTPSFPQIAAPKESPMPEVLHVQKGVNQSVIRMGHLGIEKNNPDLYALKVLDYILGGGFTSRLTQEIRSNQGLAYNVESDFEVGRRFPGTFITETETKSGTTGRAITLMHSIVEGMTKAEVTDRELNLAKDAIVNSFIFGFTKTEAVVNQQARLEFFSYPPNYLETYREKIAKVTKEDVLRVARKYLHPEAMKLVVVGDEKKFDQPLSTFGSVQEIKLQNSQ; encoded by the coding sequence ATGAAACTGATGAAGACACTTCTCATTTTCTGCCTGCTGGCGATTTCCTGCGGGGCCCCCGCCTACGGCGCGCCGCAGGGCGCCATCAACCCGCGCACCATCACCTTTCCGCCGCTGAAGTTCCAGATACCGAAGAGCGACAGGGTTACCCTCAAAAACGGGATGGTGGTGTACCTGCTGCAGGATCATGACCTTCCGCTGGTGAACGTCACCGCCTACATCAACGCCGGCAGCATCTTCGATCCGGCGGAGAAGTCAGGACTCGCCTCCATTACCGCCTCGGCGATGAGGAGCGGAGGATCGAAGCGGACACCGCCGGAGAAGCTCGATGCCGAGCTCGAATTCATGGCCTCCGCCATCGAGGCCGCTGCCGGGATGGAGTATGCCAGCATCTCCATGACCACCCTTACCAGTAACCTGGACCGCACGCTGCAGCTCATGACCGAGCTTCTGCTGCAGCCGGGCTTCGACCAGACACGGCTGGAAGTCCTCAGGAAGCAGGCGATCGAAGCGGTGCGCCGCGAGAACGACGACCCGAAGGCGGTGGCAGACCGGGAGCTCAGGCGCGCCATCTACCCCAACAGCCCGCTCGGGCGCACCCCCACGGTGCCGGACCTGCAAAGGATCACCCGGGAGGACGTCATCGCCTTCAAGGAGCGCTACGTCATCCCCGCCAACACCATTCTCGCCATCTCCGGCGACTTCGACAAGAACGAGATCCTGGAGTGCCTGAACCGGATGCTGGCGCAATGGCCGCAGCGCACCCCCTCCTTCCCGCAGATCGCGGCGCCGAAGGAGAGCCCGATGCCAGAGGTCCTGCACGTGCAAAAGGGGGTGAACCAGTCGGTGATCCGCATGGGGCACCTGGGGATCGAAAAGAACAACCCTGACCTGTACGCACTGAAGGTGCTCGACTACATCCTCGGTGGCGGCTTCACCTCCCGCCTCACCCAGGAAATCCGCTCAAACCAGGGGCTCGCCTATAACGTGGAGTCCGACTTCGAGGTCGGCAGGCGCTTCCCCGGCACCTTTATTACGGAGACGGAGACGAAGTCGGGAACGACGGGGAGGGCGATCACGCTGATGCACTCCATCGTGGAGGGGATGACGAAGGCGGAGGTGACCGACCGGGAATTGAACCTGGCAAAGGATGCCATCGTAAACTCCTTCATCTTCGGCTTCACGAAGACTGAAGCGGTGGTGAACCAGCAGGCCCGCCTGGAGTTCTTCAGCTACCCTCCGAACTACCTGGAGACATACCGGGAGAAGATAGCGAAAGTAACGAAGGAAGATGTGCTGCGCGTGGCGCGCAAATACCTGCACCCCGAGGCGATGAAGCTCGTTGTGGTGGGGGATGAGAAGAAGTTCGACCAGCCCCTCTCGACCTTCGGGTCGGTGCAGGAAATCAAGCTGCAAAACTCACAATAG
- a CDS encoding RCKP-type rubredoxin-like domain-containing protein, translating to MATWKCKSCGFSKEGRCKPQKCPQCQEKGNFEKAE from the coding sequence ATGGCAACGTGGAAGTGCAAGTCGTGTGGTTTCAGCAAGGAAGGTAGGTGCAAGCCCCAGAAGTGCCCGCAGTGCCAGGAGAAGGGGAACTTCGAGAAGGCGGAATAA
- a CDS encoding lipoprotein insertase outer membrane protein LolB — MTCSPRFPMRYRLLLILFLLILSGCATARPPLKATPGVSVETLRSDVAVAVSGARSGSARGYLVFKRPDRLHVAILSPFGTSLLELFSEGEKIVCILPSKMTAYSGTAADLAARGLLAEWSLLQWVLAPAPTAENGAPGTETVSADGRKEQVFFYDNGLVERKVADGVEVLYKDYREVDGVPFAERVEITGVGGDRVTIAFDEPEVNRPIEEDVLAPKLQGYQLLPLASFPSKL; from the coding sequence ATGACGTGTAGTCCCCGTTTCCCGATGCGATACCGCCTCCTTCTCATCCTTTTCCTATTGATACTTTCGGGGTGCGCCACGGCGCGCCCCCCTCTGAAGGCCACCCCCGGGGTGTCTGTAGAGACGCTGCGCTCCGACGTCGCAGTCGCCGTGAGCGGCGCCAGAAGTGGCAGCGCGCGTGGCTATCTGGTCTTCAAGCGCCCCGACCGGCTGCACGTCGCCATCCTCTCCCCCTTCGGAACGAGCCTCCTGGAGCTCTTCAGCGAAGGGGAGAAAATCGTCTGCATACTTCCCTCGAAGATGACGGCATACAGCGGCACCGCTGCGGACCTCGCCGCTCGCGGGCTCCTGGCGGAGTGGAGCCTCCTGCAATGGGTGCTCGCGCCGGCGCCGACGGCGGAAAACGGCGCTCCCGGCACCGAGACGGTCTCGGCTGACGGCAGGAAGGAGCAGGTGTTTTTCTACGACAACGGCCTCGTGGAGCGCAAGGTCGCGGACGGGGTCGAGGTGCTGTACAAGGATTACCGCGAGGTGGATGGGGTGCCTTTCGCGGAACGGGTCGAGATCACCGGTGTAGGGGGGGATAGGGTAACCATTGCCTTCGACGAGCCGGAGGTGAACCGTCCCATTGAGGAGGATGTGCTGGCGCCGAAACTTCAGGGGTACCAGCTCCTGCCGCTGGCTTCCTTCCCCTCGAAGCTGTAG
- a CDS encoding alpha-amylase family glycosyl hydrolase has protein sequence MKSRYFSFGIQISKACGDKIGLVELLDDINGVPGVVFARRLARALNDTGGGVEGYVQPGLLHMYGMLNRVFRYLIGHYTQKQHPGILPVVAERGGFPAFEGGARGEFSAFMEYFPARDMVLGKTNPQRFLEEDQQLGNRQLLAMECLLLRLSAENPAVDSFRQLFDDEELAGDSSYPDVTSTIDRLLGECPPFESMPLSLPALLRAPILASPNSLEGQIDYIRQNWASILPADLLEELVAAQEIVNEEGRVFFGGVGRPKVLRFGKGVGEFGGYDYPEYERYSRDADWMANVVMLAKMVYVWLGQLSKTYRREIHRLDQIPDEELDKLARWGFTGLWLIGIWERSSASQRIKQIAGNHDAISSAYSLYDYIIAHDLGGEGALQNLKDRCAQRGIRLASDMVPNHTGLYSKWVVEHPDWYIQLDYPPYPGYSYNGPDLSPDGRVGLWIEDGYWEKRDAAVVFKHLDRGSGRVRYIYHGNDGTSTPWNDTAQLNYLVAEVREAVINTILHVARNFPIIRFDAAMTLAKKHYQRLWFPQPGHGSGVPSRIEHGMDRTSFDAVFPVEFWREVVDRVASDAPDTLLLAEAFWLMEGYFVRTLGMHRVYNSAFMNMLKMEENAKYRQTLKNVLEFDPRILQRFVNFMNNPDERTAVEQFGKEGKYFGAAVLLVTMPGLPMFGHGQIEGFHEKYGMEYKRAYWDEPIDEHLVGRHECQIFPLMRRRHIFSGSDHFALFDFYSGSHVNEDVFAYSNRSYSGERGLVIYHNRFADTSGWIRESSAIAVKDSSGGSSLIRKTLGEALGFNPDSRHYYRFRDYSSGYSYLRSGRQLCEQGLYVELSGYQYYAFLDFGEIVDDEYGTWGALCHRLNGTGVWSLEEEVKQVRYAVQNEALREFLNKLIGLKQVGPGLAGSLESTYSAFLAALAPDRPERERAQIVARFSSEVRDALPLLTRDPFSRTVFTTFFALHHMTKIHPGESADQYDAYGLARPFEEACQCMAAGTPELPTPLPPSDWALLLHTLLSQETFFRSVAEKGRAAACANLFGDTAAMHFLQLHDSGGAEWFNKERFELLLRYLLQLAPLAPAIPSLPKAQLTQICDILVDAAKEAGYRLDRFLKILEGAHDV, from the coding sequence ATGAAATCCAGGTACTTCTCCTTCGGTATTCAGATTTCCAAGGCGTGCGGTGACAAGATCGGGCTTGTTGAGCTGCTGGACGATATCAACGGTGTCCCCGGTGTGGTATTCGCCCGCCGTCTTGCCAGGGCTCTGAACGATACGGGGGGGGGCGTGGAAGGATACGTCCAGCCGGGGCTCCTCCACATGTACGGGATGTTGAACCGGGTCTTCCGCTACCTGATCGGCCACTACACCCAGAAGCAGCATCCGGGGATACTCCCGGTGGTGGCGGAACGGGGAGGCTTTCCCGCCTTCGAGGGGGGAGCGAGGGGCGAGTTCTCCGCTTTCATGGAATACTTCCCCGCACGCGACATGGTGCTCGGGAAGACCAACCCTCAGCGCTTTCTCGAGGAGGACCAGCAGCTCGGCAACAGGCAGCTTCTGGCCATGGAGTGCCTCCTGCTGCGCCTGAGCGCGGAGAATCCCGCCGTGGACAGCTTCCGGCAGCTCTTCGACGACGAGGAACTGGCCGGCGACTCCAGCTACCCCGACGTGACCTCCACCATCGACCGCCTCCTGGGGGAGTGCCCCCCCTTCGAGTCGATGCCCCTTTCCCTCCCCGCCCTCCTGCGCGCCCCGATCCTCGCCTCCCCCAATTCGCTGGAAGGTCAGATCGACTACATCCGGCAGAATTGGGCCTCCATCCTCCCGGCCGATCTCCTGGAGGAGCTCGTCGCGGCGCAGGAGATCGTCAACGAAGAGGGACGCGTCTTCTTCGGAGGGGTGGGGCGACCGAAGGTTCTCAGGTTCGGCAAGGGTGTCGGTGAGTTCGGCGGGTACGACTACCCGGAGTACGAGCGCTACTCCCGCGACGCCGACTGGATGGCGAACGTGGTGATGCTGGCGAAGATGGTGTACGTCTGGCTCGGACAGCTTTCCAAGACGTATCGCCGCGAGATCCACCGGCTGGACCAGATTCCCGACGAGGAGCTGGACAAGCTGGCGCGCTGGGGGTTCACCGGGCTGTGGCTGATCGGGATCTGGGAGCGCTCCAGCGCCTCGCAGAGGATCAAGCAGATCGCGGGGAACCACGACGCCATCTCCTCCGCCTACTCCCTCTACGACTACATCATCGCCCACGACCTGGGAGGGGAGGGGGCGCTGCAGAACCTGAAGGATCGTTGCGCCCAGCGCGGCATCAGGCTCGCCAGCGACATGGTCCCGAACCATACCGGCCTCTACTCCAAATGGGTGGTGGAGCATCCGGACTGGTACATTCAGCTAGACTATCCGCCGTACCCGGGGTACTCCTACAACGGCCCCGACCTCTCCCCGGACGGGCGGGTGGGGCTTTGGATCGAGGACGGCTACTGGGAGAAGCGGGACGCGGCGGTGGTCTTCAAGCATCTGGACCGCGGCAGCGGCAGGGTCCGTTACATCTACCACGGCAACGACGGCACCAGCACCCCGTGGAACGACACGGCGCAGCTGAACTACCTGGTCGCCGAGGTGCGCGAGGCGGTCATCAACACCATCCTCCACGTGGCGCGCAACTTCCCCATCATCCGCTTCGACGCGGCGATGACGCTGGCGAAGAAGCACTACCAGCGCCTCTGGTTCCCCCAGCCCGGTCACGGCAGCGGCGTCCCGTCGCGCATCGAGCACGGGATGGATCGCACCTCCTTCGACGCCGTCTTCCCGGTGGAGTTCTGGCGCGAGGTGGTGGACCGGGTGGCGAGCGATGCCCCCGACACCCTCCTTCTGGCGGAGGCATTCTGGCTCATGGAAGGGTACTTCGTGCGCACCCTGGGGATGCACCGGGTGTACAACAGCGCCTTCATGAACATGCTGAAGATGGAGGAGAACGCGAAGTACCGGCAGACGCTGAAGAACGTGCTGGAGTTCGACCCGCGCATCCTGCAGCGCTTCGTGAACTTCATGAACAACCCGGACGAGCGGACCGCGGTGGAGCAGTTCGGGAAGGAAGGGAAGTATTTCGGCGCCGCCGTCCTCCTGGTCACCATGCCGGGGCTCCCCATGTTCGGTCACGGCCAGATCGAGGGGTTCCACGAGAAGTACGGCATGGAGTACAAGAGAGCCTACTGGGACGAGCCGATCGACGAGCACCTGGTGGGGCGCCACGAGTGCCAGATCTTCCCCCTCATGCGCAGGAGGCACATCTTCTCCGGATCGGACCACTTCGCCCTCTTTGACTTCTACAGCGGCAGCCACGTAAACGAGGATGTCTTCGCCTACTCCAACCGGTCGTACTCCGGAGAGCGCGGCCTGGTCATCTACCACAACCGCTTCGCGGACACGAGCGGCTGGATCAGGGAGTCGAGCGCCATCGCGGTGAAGGACTCCTCCGGCGGATCGTCGCTGATCAGGAAAACGCTCGGGGAGGCGCTCGGCTTCAACCCCGACTCGCGCCACTATTACCGTTTCAGGGATTACTCCTCCGGGTACAGCTACCTGCGCAGCGGGCGTCAGCTATGCGAGCAGGGGCTCTACGTCGAGCTTTCCGGTTACCAGTACTACGCCTTCCTCGACTTCGGGGAGATCGTGGACGACGAATATGGCACCTGGGGGGCGCTCTGCCACCGTCTGAACGGTACCGGCGTGTGGAGCCTCGAGGAAGAGGTGAAGCAGGTGCGCTACGCGGTGCAGAACGAGGCGCTGCGCGAATTCCTGAACAAGCTGATAGGGCTGAAGCAGGTGGGACCGGGACTGGCGGGGAGCCTGGAGTCGACGTACAGTGCCTTTCTGGCGGCGCTCGCGCCGGACAGGCCGGAGCGGGAGAGGGCGCAGATCGTGGCGCGCTTCTCCTCCGAGGTCCGCGATGCCCTGCCGCTCCTGACGCGCGATCCGTTCAGCAGGACTGTTTTCACCACCTTCTTCGCGCTCCATCACATGACGAAGATTCACCCCGGAGAGAGTGCGGATCAATACGACGCCTATGGCCTCGCCCGTCCCTTCGAGGAGGCGTGCCAGTGCATGGCGGCGGGAACTCCGGAGCTCCCCACCCCCCTTCCTCCGAGCGACTGGGCGCTCCTGCTGCACACCCTGCTGAGCCAGGAGACCTTCTTCCGCAGCGTAGCGGAGAAGGGAAGGGCGGCTGCCTGCGCGAACCTCTTCGGCGACACCGCTGCGATGCATTTCCTGCAGCTGCATGACAGTGGCGGGGCGGAATGGTTCAACAAGGAGCGCTTCGAGCTCCTGCTGCGCTATCTCTTGCAGCTGGCACCCCTTGCCCCCGCGATACCGTCTCTGCCGAAGGCGCAGTTGACCCAGATTTGCGACATACTTGTCGACGCAGCAAAAGAGGCGGGATACCGTTTGGACCGCTTCCTGAAAATCCTGGAAGGTGCCCATGACGTGTAG
- the mltG gene encoding endolytic transglycosylase MltG has protein sequence MALLPLASFVLFLSIPAGNGSRSAIVELGRGYTLRPLAAELDSRRIITSARLFTLYARMKGSDSRVKAGYYQFNDGMRPGEILAKMVAGDFYERLFALPEGYSTYQIGEMLEKRGLFKRDAFLEACRDRKLLAELQINGESVEGYLLPGAYNVLPAMTERQLLREMVQRFNARYRAGDAALAARAQRAGISLTKLLTLASMVDKEAVRPEERPIIAAVFANRLNKGMRLQSDPTAVYGVRAFAGAVTKKDILRPSPYNTYLIAALPPGPIGNPSPEAAEAVLNHPQLPYLYFVARGDGSHCFSSTLVEHNRAVYRFLKAPSASCAVSASPQNPPPQARR, from the coding sequence CTGGCGCTTCTTCCCCTTGCCTCCTTCGTCCTCTTCCTCTCCATCCCCGCCGGCAACGGGAGCCGCAGCGCCATCGTGGAACTCGGGCGAGGGTACACCCTGCGCCCCCTCGCGGCCGAGCTCGACTCCCGCCGCATCATAACCAGTGCACGGCTCTTCACCCTCTATGCACGCATGAAGGGGAGCGACAGCCGGGTGAAGGCCGGATACTACCAGTTCAACGACGGCATGCGCCCCGGTGAGATCCTGGCAAAGATGGTGGCGGGGGATTTCTACGAGCGGCTCTTCGCCCTCCCGGAGGGGTACTCCACCTACCAGATCGGTGAGATGCTGGAGAAGCGGGGGCTCTTCAAAAGGGACGCCTTCCTGGAAGCGTGCCGCGACAGGAAGCTCCTTGCCGAGCTCCAGATAAATGGGGAGAGCGTCGAGGGATACCTCCTTCCCGGCGCCTACAACGTCCTTCCCGCCATGACGGAGCGGCAGCTCCTCCGCGAGATGGTGCAGCGCTTCAACGCACGGTACCGCGCCGGAGACGCCGCGCTCGCCGCCCGGGCGCAGCGCGCCGGGATCTCCCTCACGAAGCTCCTGACCCTTGCCTCCATGGTGGACAAGGAGGCGGTCCGGCCGGAGGAGCGCCCGATAATCGCGGCAGTCTTCGCGAACAGGCTGAACAAGGGGATGCGCCTGCAGAGCGATCCGACCGCAGTGTACGGCGTGCGCGCCTTTGCCGGCGCGGTCACCAAAAAGGACATCCTGCGCCCCTCGCCGTACAACACCTACCTCATCGCCGCCCTCCCCCCCGGCCCGATCGGGAACCCGAGCCCGGAGGCTGCAGAGGCGGTCCTGAACCACCCCCAACTCCCCTACCTTTACTTCGTTGCCCGCGGCGACGGCAGCCATTGCTTCAGCTCGACACTGGTGGAGCATAACCGGGCCGTGTACCGCTTTCTCAAGGCCCCCTCTGCATCGTGCGCGGTGAGCGCATCCCCGCAGAATCCCCCTCCGCAGGCACGGCGCTAG
- a CDS encoding sulfite exporter TauE/SafE family protein: protein MSAGEKIILQELAVDTGVAGTGVVEPSARSWNLLWILLPFVAVAVVFRLYSSLDIKATVAGFSTDDMMLIETILFFSGVMSGLSGFGFSAVGAATLLFMSPVLEAPLLQTLSTCNQLLSVKQLRADMPSFGTPEAWKNFWDGPGFCILGGVPGSCLGIWLLSHLPGRQLTTAFGGLLVLYAIYSIFKPAGAKLKGFDGPITGTVVGFIGGALGGFTAFPGAAVVVWTGLRDLPKTQNRAIVQPYIIMSQLFSLALVATLHPEYLSHDYWMLLLASLPAVLPGTLCGLFLYKRISDVNFRRVSFLLLGLSGMALLLKNFGSILTRML, encoded by the coding sequence ATGTCAGCTGGAGAAAAAATTATTTTGCAAGAATTGGCCGTAGATACTGGCGTTGCAGGTACTGGCGTCGTAGAACCCTCTGCGCGATCGTGGAATTTATTGTGGATCCTGCTCCCGTTTGTCGCAGTGGCAGTGGTGTTTCGCCTCTATAGCTCCCTCGATATCAAGGCTACCGTCGCCGGCTTTAGCACTGACGACATGATGCTCATTGAGACAATCCTCTTCTTTTCCGGCGTCATGAGCGGCCTTTCCGGCTTCGGGTTTTCGGCCGTCGGCGCAGCCACGCTCCTCTTCATGAGTCCCGTTCTGGAAGCTCCGCTGCTCCAGACGCTTTCCACCTGCAACCAGCTCCTTTCGGTAAAGCAGTTACGGGCCGATATGCCGAGTTTCGGGACCCCTGAGGCGTGGAAAAATTTCTGGGACGGGCCGGGATTCTGCATTCTGGGGGGAGTCCCAGGCTCCTGTCTCGGAATCTGGCTGCTCAGCCATCTTCCCGGACGGCAGCTAACGACCGCCTTCGGCGGGCTTTTGGTGCTGTACGCGATCTATTCGATCTTCAAGCCGGCGGGCGCGAAGTTGAAGGGCTTTGACGGTCCCATAACAGGCACGGTAGTCGGCTTTATTGGCGGCGCCCTTGGCGGGTTTACGGCATTTCCCGGAGCGGCTGTAGTGGTCTGGACAGGACTTCGGGATCTCCCGAAGACTCAGAATCGCGCCATTGTGCAGCCGTACATCATCATGTCCCAGCTTTTCTCGCTGGCGCTCGTCGCGACGTTGCATCCGGAATACCTGAGTCATGACTATTGGATGCTTCTCCTGGCCTCGTTGCCAGCCGTTTTGCCTGGGACACTGTGCGGGCTTTTCCTGTACAAGCGTATTTCCGACGTGAACTTCAGGCGCGTCTCGTTCCTGCTGTTGGGGCTATCGGGAATGGCCCTGCTTCTGAAGAATTTCGGATCGATCCTGACGCGGATGCTGTAA